In Sphaeramia orbicularis chromosome 7, fSphaOr1.1, whole genome shotgun sequence, one genomic interval encodes:
- the LOC115421873 gene encoding uncharacterized protein LOC115421873 isoform X3, with protein sequence MFRFFTAVARIAVHPSGLSVPPNQELPSVDGTQSAHTVSALFPSMSSSTPLQTTLPSVLCTNESVQSNKSEPSPGVRCVLGSQTSEQPKDSSPFALLPATVPSISPESRLRSDSSPAGEEEISSLETPRKRCPTTETNLWPTGEYGSTQSPAGRPCLELPAECVSALSVTQSSEPEVAVGLSELVAGLSEGSTRSAAHYEGSVPVLLSPVAESQGAEGEAPPSLEPAENDSLSTGVSEVKENLALHSASAREERQDAPQISPDTLLENLPSTLSEHDVNVNLMPSIIFLSGVVSLSVMLQEPSALLIIGLFLVLCRL encoded by the exons ATGTTTCGCTTTTTCACCGCTGTAGCACGA ATTGCGGTTCACCCATCTGGTCTCTCTGTCCCACCCAACCAAGAGCTTCCATCTGTTGATGGCACACAGTCCGCTCATACCGTATCTGCACTATTTCCTTCTATGTCTTCCTCAACCCCACTTCAAACTACTTTACCCTCTGTACTCTGTACCAACGAATCAGTCCAATCAAATAAGTCAGAGCCTTCACCCGGAGTCCGTTGTGTGTTAGGTAGCCAAACCTCAGAGCAGCCCAAAGACAGCAGTCCCTTTGCACTGCTGCCTGCCACAGTTCCCTCTATATCACCAGAGTCAAGGCTGAGATCAGACAGCTCCCCGGCTGGCGAAGAGGAGATCTCTTCTTTGGAGACTCCACGCAAGCGCTGTCCCACCACAGAGACGAATCTGTGGCCAACAGGAGAATACGGATCAACCCAGAGCCCGGCCGGCCGTCCTTGCCTTGAACTGCCTGCTGAATGTGTCTCTGCTCTCAGTGTGACTCAGAGCTCTGAGCCAGAGGTTGCAGTGGGATTGAGTGAACTTGTTGCAGGATTATCAGAAGGTTCCACCAGGTCTGCAGCACATTATGAAGGCAGCGTGCCTGTGCTCTTGTCTCCTGTGGCAGAGAGTCAGGGAGCAGAAGGTGAAGCTCCCCCGTCACTTGAACCTGCAGAGAATGACTCACTGAGTACAGGTGTCAGTGAGGTGAAGGAAAACTTGGCTCTTCATTCTGCCTCGGCCAGGGAGGAGAGGCAAGATGCTCCCCAGATATCCCCTGACACATTATTAGAGAATCTACCAAGTACATTGTCTGAGCATGACGTAAACGTCAATCTGATGCCATCAATCATCTTTCTGAGTGGAGTTGTTTCCTTGTCTGTCATGTTGCAGGAACCCAGTGCCCTGTTAATCATTGGactatttttggttttgtgtcgTTTGTGA